The Mustela lutreola isolate mMusLut2 chromosome 3, mMusLut2.pri, whole genome shotgun sequence genome includes a region encoding these proteins:
- the LOC131826481 gene encoding heterogeneous nuclear ribonucleoprotein A1-like produces the protein MSKSESPKEPEQLRKLFIGGLSFETTDESLRSHFEQWGTLTDCVVMRDPNTKRSRGFGFVTYATVEEVDAAMNARPHKVDGRVVEPKRAVSREDSQRPGAHLTVKKIFVGGIKEDTEEHHLRDYFEQYGKIEVIEIMTDRGSGKKRGFAFVTFDDHDSVDKIVIQKYHTVNGHNCEVRKVLSKQEMASASSSQRGRSGSGNFGGGRGGGFGGNDNFGRRGNFSGQGGFGGSRGGGGYGGSGDGYNGFGNDGSNFGGGGSYNDFGNYNNQSSNFGPMKGGNFGGRSSGPYGGGGQYFAKPRNQGGYGGSSSSSSSYGSGRRF, from the coding sequence ATGTCTAAGTCAGAGTCTCCCAAAGAGCCTGAACAGCTGCGGAAGCTCTTCATCGGAGGTCTGAGCTTTGAAACAACCGATGAGAGTCTGAGGAGCCATTTTGAGCAATGGGGAACACTTACGGACTGTGTGGTAATGAGAGATCCGAACACCAAGCGCTCCAGAGGCTTCGGGTTTGTCACATATGccactgtggaggaggtggatgcagccatgaatgcaaggccacacaaggtagatggaagagttgtggaaccaaagagggctgtctcaagagaagattctcaaagacctggtgcccacttaactgtgaaaaagatttttgttggtggcattaaagaagacactgaagaacatcatctaagagattatttcgaacagtatgggaaaatcgaagtgattgagatcatgactgaccgaggcagtggcaaaaagaggggttttgcttttgtaacatttgatgaccatgattctgtagacaagattgtcattcaaaaataccatactgtgaatggccacaactgtgaagtaaggaaagtgctctctaagcaagagatggctagtgcttcatccagccaaagaggtcgaagtggttctggaaacttcggtggtggtcgtggaggtggttttggtgggaatgacaactttggtcgcagaggaaacttcagtggtcaaggtggctttggtggcagtcgaggtggtggtggatatggtggcagtggggatggctataacggatttggtaatgatggaagcaactttggaggtggcggaagctataatgattttggcaattacaacaATCAATCCTCAAATTTTGGACCCATGAAAGGAGGCAATTTTGGAGGCAGGAGCTCTGGCCCTTATGGTGGTGGAGGCCAATACTTCGCCAAACCGCGAAACCAAGGTGGCTAtggtggttccagcagcagcagcagcagctatggcagtggcagaaggttttaa